In the Arthrobacter sp. CDRTa11 genome, GAACAGTTCCTGGCGGCGCTTCATCGGAAAGGCGCCAATAACGCCCACACTGGCCAGGGCGCCGTCGTCCTTGTACAGGCCCAGCAGGAGTGAACCGATCGCGTCCTCCCCATTCTTGTGGACCCGGTAGCCAGCCACCACACAGTCCGCCGTGCGTTCATGCTTGACCTTGAACATCACGCGCTTGTCCGGCTGGTACCGGCCGTCCAGAGGCTTGGCCACGATCCCGTCCAGGCCTGCGCCCTCAAACTGCCGGAACCACTGTTCCGCCAGGTCTTTGTCCTGCGTGGCGGCGGTGAGATGGACAGGAGCCCGGCTGGCCGCGAGCGCCTTCTCCAAAGCAGTGCGCCGCTCAGCGAAGGGCCGGTCCATGTAATCGTCGTCGCCGAGGGCCAGCAGGTCGAACGCCACGAACTTGGCCGGGGTCTGTGCCGCCAGGAGCTTGACGCGGCTGGCCGCCGGGTGGATGCGCTGCTGGAGGGCGTCAAAATCCAGCCGGTCCCCGGAAGCGCCCACGAGCACGATCTCGCCGTCCAGCACACACCGCGGCGGAAGGTTCTCCTTCAAAGCTTCAACCAGCTCGGGGAAGTACCGGGTCATGGGTTTCTCATTCCGGCTGCCGATCTCCACGTCGTCCCCGTCGCGGAAAATAATGGACCGGAAACCGTCCCATTTGGGCTCGTAACTCAGGGCACGCCCCGCCGGGATACCACCAATTCCGCTGACGGATTTGGCGAGCATGGGCGGGACAGGCGGCATCACGGGAAGTTGCATAGTGCCCATTCTTGCCCGCCGACCGCGCCGGCGGTAGGCCTAAGGCACCTCAAACCGGGCCCTCGACACAGCACCCTGCCGGACGGTAGACCTTAACGATGGTCACCGTCGGCTTTCACGCCTCACATGAACAGATCAGTCCCGCCCAGCTGCTCAGGGACGTCCAGCACGCAGAGCAGGCCGGTTTTGACGCCGCCATGTGCTCGGACCACATCGAGCCCTGGTCAGCCAGGCAGGGACACTCCGGCTTTGCCTGGTCCTGGCTTGGAGCGGCACTGGCCACCACCAACCTGAGCTTCGGCGTGGTGACGGCACCGGGGCAGCGCTACCACCCGGCCATCATCGCGCACGCCTCAGCCACGCTTGCCAGCATGTTTCCCGGCAGGTTCTGGATGGCCCCCGGAAGTGGGGAGAACATGAACGAGCACGTCACCGGTGATGCCTGGCCGCCGAAGGAGACCCGTCAGCGCCGGCTCGAGGAATGCGTGGACGTGATCCGGCGCCTTCACCGCGGCGAGGAAGTGACGCACCATGGACTGGTGACCGTTGAACAGGCAAGAATCTGGGACGTTCCCGAGCCTCCGCCTCCGCTGATCGCGCCGGCGATCAGTGTGGACACCGCACGCCGCGCCGCCTCTTGGGCCGACGGCCTGGTGACAGTCAACCAGCCGCCCGCGAAGCTGAAGGACATGCTGGCCGCGTACCGGGACAACGGCGGCCGCGGAAAGGCAGTCCTGCAGGTGCATTTGTCCTGGGCGCCCACTGAAAGAGAAGCAACGGCGGTAGCGCTTGACCAGTGGCGGAGCAATACTTTCGCTCCGCCCATCCCCTGGGACCTCCCCACGGCCGGGCATTTCGACGGCGTCAGCGCCCACGTGGGCGAGGACCAGGTGCGGAAAGCCGTCAACGTCTCGGCCAGCTTGGACCGTCACGCGGAGTGGCTTGCCGGGTACGGAGAACTCGGCTTCGAGGAGCTCTACCTGCATTTCGTGGGCCAGGAGCAGGGATCTTTCATTGACGCTTTCGCGGCCGATGTCCTGCCCCGACTCCGTGGGACTGTCTCAAGGGGGATTCCGGGCAGAGTGACGCCGGCAAACGAGACCATGGCAAAGGCGGCCACACCATGAGGATCGCGGAAACTTCAGATCTCTGGTGGAAGAACTCGGTCATCTACTGCCTGGACGTGGAGACCTTTTTTGACGACGACGGCGACGGCACCGGCGACTTCGCGGGCCTGACCCAGCGGGTGGACTACCTCGCAGCGCTGGGCGTCACGTGCATCTGGTTGATGCCGTTCTACCCGTCCCCGGACCGGGACGACGGCTATGACGTCACTGACTTCTTCACCGTGGATCCCCGGCTGGGCACCATGGGGGATCTCGTGGAGTTCATCCGCGCGGCCAAGGACCGGGGCATGCGGGTCATCGCCGACTTTGTGGTCAACCACACCTCCATCCAGCATCCCTGGTTCAAGGAAGCCCGGAAATCCACGGACAACCCCTACCGGGACTATTACGTCTGGCGGAAGGACACTCCGCCGGACACCTCGTCCGAAGTGGTGTTTCCCGGCGAGCAAACGTCGCTGTGGACCAAGGACGAGGCCACCGGGGAGTGGTACCTCCACATGTTCGCGGAGCACCAGCCGGATCTCAACGTCACGCACCCGGCTGTCCGGAACGAGATCGCCAAGGCCATGGGCCTGTGGCTGGAGCTGGGGCTGGACGGCTTCCGGCTGGATGCCGTCCCGTTCTTCCTGGAAACCCGCGGCCAGCCCAAGGACGAGGCCGCCAACCTCGATCCGCATGACTACCTGACGGCGCTGCGCAGCTTCGTGAGCCGCCGGAACGGCAGCGCGGTGCTGCTAGGCGAAGTCAACCTGCCCTACAAGGAGCAGCTGGAATACTTCGGCGGCCCTGACGGCAATGAGCTGAACATGCAGTTCGACTTTATGTCCATGCAGCACCTCTACCTGTCCCTGGCCCGGCAGGATGCCCGGCCGTTGGCCGAGACCCTCAAAAGCAGGCCCGCCCTGCACCCGGACAACCAGTGGGCCATGTTCGTCCGCAACCATGACGAGCTGACGCTGGACAAGCTCAGCGACGCCG is a window encoding:
- a CDS encoding ATP-dependent DNA ligase, translated to MQLPVMPPVPPMLAKSVSGIGGIPAGRALSYEPKWDGFRSIIFRDGDDVEIGSRNEKPMTRYFPELVEALKENLPPRCVLDGEIVLVGASGDRLDFDALQQRIHPAASRVKLLAAQTPAKFVAFDLLALGDDDYMDRPFAERRTALEKALAASRAPVHLTAATQDKDLAEQWFRQFEGAGLDGIVAKPLDGRYQPDKRVMFKVKHERTADCVVAGYRVHKNGEDAIGSLLLGLYKDDGALASVGVIGAFPMKRRQELFKELQPLVTDFDGHPWAWAKQAEGERTPRNAEGSRWSAGKDLSFVPLRPELVVEVRYDHMEGDRFRHTAQFNRWRPDRNPESCTYEQLEEPVNFDLESVLETGRP
- a CDS encoding alpha-amylase family protein; translation: MRIAETSDLWWKNSVIYCLDVETFFDDDGDGTGDFAGLTQRVDYLAALGVTCIWLMPFYPSPDRDDGYDVTDFFTVDPRLGTMGDLVEFIRAAKDRGMRVIADFVVNHTSIQHPWFKEARKSTDNPYRDYYVWRKDTPPDTSSEVVFPGEQTSLWTKDEATGEWYLHMFAEHQPDLNVTHPAVRNEIAKAMGLWLELGLDGFRLDAVPFFLETRGQPKDEAANLDPHDYLTALRSFVSRRNGSAVLLGEVNLPYKEQLEYFGGPDGNELNMQFDFMSMQHLYLSLARQDARPLAETLKSRPALHPDNQWAMFVRNHDELTLDKLSDAERQEVFAAFGPEKSMQIYGRGLRRRLPPMLGGDADRIRMVYSLLFCLPGTPVLFYGEEIGMGEDLKQKSRAAVRTPMQWNNGKNGGFSTAKASDLVVPLVRGEYGPENVSAAAAKRDPDSLWNFMAILMQRYRESPELGWGHFAMIDQPEPAVFAHTCSSDGATMVLLHNLGEDPVKVAGRAGPEDAGPRAYKGAVLLDVLDGDNVPLEPDGAFTVELGRYGYKWFRVHHQGDRLAP
- a CDS encoding TIGR03885 family FMN-dependent LLM class oxidoreductase, whose protein sequence is MVTVGFHASHEQISPAQLLRDVQHAEQAGFDAAMCSDHIEPWSARQGHSGFAWSWLGAALATTNLSFGVVTAPGQRYHPAIIAHASATLASMFPGRFWMAPGSGENMNEHVTGDAWPPKETRQRRLEECVDVIRRLHRGEEVTHHGLVTVEQARIWDVPEPPPPLIAPAISVDTARRAASWADGLVTVNQPPAKLKDMLAAYRDNGGRGKAVLQVHLSWAPTEREATAVALDQWRSNTFAPPIPWDLPTAGHFDGVSAHVGEDQVRKAVNVSASLDRHAEWLAGYGELGFEELYLHFVGQEQGSFIDAFAADVLPRLRGTVSRGIPGRVTPANETMAKAATP